From the genome of Phytohabitans rumicis, one region includes:
- a CDS encoding hemolysin family protein, whose translation MPETGNAGAVRHTIARFTVRLAAAIAALLGADRTAGRERISEAELRELIAANTLLDPVERRIIDEVLTAGASLVREVMMPRTDVTFLDAGLTLDEAAQMVRAETHTRYPVIDGTHDDVVGFVHLRDLLIRPPGDGRATIRELTREVKRLPGSKRVLAALSEMRRERHHLAVVVDEYGGTAGIVTLEDLIEELVGEIHDEYDAAPDPVHAGVPAEVDGRLNLADFAERAGFALPTGPYETVGGFVMARLGRLPRVGDEVTEGSWRLRVLELDGRRVARVGIAAVPPPAPAVPATRVAVDTPVTERA comes from the coding sequence ATGCCAGAAACCGGCAATGCCGGAGCTGTTCGACATACCATCGCCCGTTTCACGGTACGGCTGGCCGCCGCGATCGCGGCGCTGCTCGGCGCCGACCGCACCGCCGGTCGCGAGCGCATCAGCGAGGCCGAGCTGCGCGAGCTGATCGCCGCCAACACGCTGCTCGATCCCGTGGAACGCAGGATCATCGACGAGGTGCTCACCGCCGGCGCCAGCCTGGTCCGCGAGGTGATGATGCCGCGGACCGACGTGACCTTTCTCGACGCCGGGCTCACCCTTGACGAGGCGGCCCAGATGGTACGGGCGGAGACGCACACCCGCTATCCAGTGATCGACGGTACGCACGACGACGTGGTGGGCTTCGTGCACCTGCGTGACCTGCTCATCCGGCCGCCCGGCGACGGGCGTGCCACCATCCGCGAGCTGACCCGCGAGGTCAAGCGGCTGCCGGGCAGCAAACGCGTGCTGGCGGCGCTGTCCGAGATGCGCCGCGAACGGCACCACCTGGCGGTCGTCGTCGACGAGTACGGCGGCACCGCCGGCATCGTCACCCTCGAAGACCTCATCGAGGAGCTGGTCGGCGAGATCCACGACGAGTACGACGCGGCGCCCGACCCGGTGCACGCCGGCGTCCCGGCCGAGGTGGACGGCCGGCTCAACCTCGCCGACTTCGCTGAGCGCGCCGGGTTCGCGCTGCCCACCGGGCCGTACGAGACGGTGGGCGGCTTCGTGATGGCCCGGCTGGGCCGGCTGCCACGGGTGGGCGACGAGGTGACCGAGGGCAGCTGGCGGCTGCGCGTCCTGGAGCTGGACGGCCGCCGGGTCGCCCGCGTGGGCATCGCGGCCGTCCCACCGCCGGCCCCCGCGGTACCGGCCACCCGGGTCGCCGTCGACACCCCCGTAACCGAGCGAGCCTGA
- a CDS encoding WD40/YVTN/BNR-like repeat-containing protein translates to MPDLDSRLARERAELLDTIAQPPLAKIGERAAAHRRRRRARRTGIALAVLAVTATVGLRPWADHERPPPPAEDRDPPGVVYTDAGITINGLTGDRVLDPVGHISDVEFTDPDHGYVVVQCPVRTPCAPSLARTTDGGLTWSLATMPPATDDLDLVAFPDGRLVLSGYVSADEGQTWQATPRSAGRPAAAEQGQLLRLGAGAVEVWSPEYGNRGELQTQPSGLAVSWVAATATADGAWWAGGLLDGAPAVAVTRDQGRTWTVTPLGAAGARVQVAVLGAYAYATVLGENGSIQAIFQSTDSGRHLRRTTTGRVGTPAALSGEAVPLLDGRLLVAGDDHKWYVSADGRTFTQAVGTLPAVGRLARTPAGYVAYDLFNAGWAAYSADGSTWRKLQIN, encoded by the coding sequence GTGCCGGATCTTGACTCTCGGCTGGCGCGGGAGCGGGCCGAACTGCTCGACACCATCGCGCAGCCACCGCTCGCCAAGATCGGCGAGCGGGCCGCGGCCCACCGCCGGCGCCGCCGCGCCCGCCGCACCGGGATCGCGCTCGCCGTGCTGGCGGTGACGGCCACCGTGGGCCTGCGACCGTGGGCGGACCACGAGCGGCCCCCGCCACCCGCCGAAGACCGCGATCCGCCCGGCGTCGTCTACACCGACGCCGGCATCACCATCAACGGCCTGACCGGCGACCGCGTCCTCGACCCGGTCGGTCACATCAGCGACGTCGAGTTCACCGACCCCGACCACGGGTACGTCGTGGTCCAGTGCCCCGTCCGCACCCCGTGCGCGCCGAGCCTGGCCCGCACCACCGACGGCGGCCTCACCTGGTCGCTGGCCACGATGCCGCCCGCGACGGACGACCTCGATCTGGTCGCATTCCCGGACGGCCGGCTGGTCCTTTCCGGATACGTCTCCGCCGACGAGGGGCAGACCTGGCAGGCCACGCCGCGCTCCGCCGGCCGCCCGGCCGCCGCCGAGCAAGGTCAACTACTCCGGTTGGGCGCCGGCGCCGTCGAGGTCTGGAGTCCCGAGTACGGCAACCGTGGTGAACTGCAAACCCAGCCTTCCGGGCTGGCGGTGTCCTGGGTGGCGGCCACCGCCACGGCGGACGGTGCCTGGTGGGCCGGGGGCCTGCTGGACGGCGCGCCCGCGGTGGCGGTCACCCGCGACCAGGGCCGGACCTGGACGGTCACCCCGCTCGGCGCCGCGGGCGCGCGGGTGCAGGTGGCCGTGCTCGGCGCGTACGCGTACGCGACGGTGCTCGGGGAGAACGGGTCGATCCAGGCCATCTTCCAGTCCACCGACTCCGGCCGGCACCTGCGCCGTACGACGACCGGGCGGGTCGGCACCCCCGCCGCGCTGTCCGGCGAGGCGGTGCCGCTGCTCGACGGCCGGCTGCTGGTGGCCGGCGACGATCACAAGTGGTACGTCAGCGCGGACGGCCGGACCTTCACCCAGGCGGTCGGCACCCTCCCCGCCGTCGGCCGCCTCGCCCGCACGCCGGCCGGCTACGTCGCGTACGACCTGTTCAACGCCGGGTGGGCGGCGTACTCGGCGGACGGCTCAACCTGGCGGAAGCTCCAAATCAACTAG
- a CDS encoding RNA polymerase sigma factor, protein MPGRDTRAAAEQAIGDLYQACYRRLVAQVYAFTTDLTEAQDVVQEAFARALARPGGLGDVDNPEAWLRTVAVNVVRRRWRRRKLLDTILLRDRPVTRTVEAPPGPERADLRDALAAIPVNYREVIVLHYFADLPVEEVATVLDIPVGTVKSRLARGRAALAERLGDYRSGEVTARAGS, encoded by the coding sequence GTGCCGGGACGGGACACGCGGGCCGCGGCGGAGCAGGCGATCGGTGACCTTTACCAAGCCTGCTACCGGCGCTTGGTCGCGCAGGTCTACGCGTTCACGACTGACCTGACGGAGGCACAAGACGTGGTCCAGGAGGCGTTCGCGCGGGCCCTGGCCCGGCCGGGCGGGCTGGGCGACGTGGACAACCCGGAGGCGTGGCTGCGCACGGTCGCGGTCAACGTCGTACGCCGGCGCTGGCGGCGCCGCAAGCTGCTCGACACGATCCTGCTGCGGGACCGCCCGGTGACCCGTACGGTCGAGGCGCCGCCCGGCCCGGAGCGCGCCGACCTCCGCGACGCGCTCGCCGCGATCCCGGTGAACTACCGCGAGGTGATCGTCCTGCACTACTTCGCTGACCTGCCGGTCGAGGAGGTCGCGACCGTCCTCGACATACCGGTGGGCACGGTCAAGTCCCGGCTGGCGCGCGGCCGCGCGGCGCTGGCGGAGCGGCTCGGCGACTACCGTTCCGGGGAGGTGACGGCCCGTGCCGGATCTTGA
- the trpS gene encoding tryptophan--tRNA ligase yields MAECRCQISPPPRVLSGIQPTADSFHLGNYLGAVRNWVAMQETHDTFYCVVDLHAITAGHDPAQLRQRTRLSAAQLLAAGLDPERCTLFVQSQVPEHPQLSWVLSCITGFGEASRMTQFKDKSAKQGADRSSVGLFTYPILQAADILLYQADAVPVGEDQRQHLELTRDLAQRFNTLFGKTFTVPAPYIVRDTAKITDLQEPNAKMSKSASSPAGIIELLDDPAKSAKKIRSAVTDTGREIIFDPEQKPGVSNLLTIYSALSSRTIDDLVAAYDGKGYGDLKKDLAEVVVEFVRPIQERTRAYLDDPAQLDKLLAIGAEKARSVAAATLRTAYDRVGFLSPARNA; encoded by the coding sequence ATGGCCGAATGTCGGTGTCAGATCTCGCCCCCGCCCCGGGTGCTGTCCGGTATCCAGCCGACCGCCGACTCGTTCCATCTGGGCAACTACCTTGGAGCGGTCCGCAACTGGGTGGCGATGCAGGAAACGCACGACACCTTCTACTGCGTGGTCGACCTGCACGCGATCACCGCCGGCCACGATCCGGCCCAGCTGCGCCAGCGCACCCGGCTCTCCGCCGCCCAACTGCTCGCGGCCGGCCTGGACCCGGAGCGGTGCACGCTCTTCGTGCAGTCGCAGGTGCCCGAGCACCCCCAGCTGTCCTGGGTGCTGAGCTGCATCACCGGGTTCGGCGAGGCGAGCCGGATGACCCAGTTCAAGGACAAGTCGGCGAAGCAGGGGGCAGACCGGTCCAGCGTGGGCCTGTTCACGTACCCGATCCTGCAGGCCGCCGACATCCTGCTCTACCAGGCCGACGCGGTGCCGGTGGGTGAGGACCAGCGCCAGCACCTGGAGCTGACCCGCGACCTGGCGCAGCGGTTCAACACGCTCTTCGGGAAGACGTTCACGGTGCCGGCGCCGTACATCGTGCGGGACACCGCGAAGATCACCGACCTGCAGGAGCCGAACGCGAAGATGTCCAAGTCGGCCTCGTCGCCGGCCGGCATCATCGAGCTGCTGGACGACCCGGCCAAGTCGGCGAAGAAGATCCGCTCGGCGGTCACCGACACCGGCCGCGAGATCATCTTCGATCCGGAGCAGAAGCCGGGCGTGTCCAACCTGCTCACCATCTACTCCGCGCTGTCCAGCCGCACGATCGACGACCTGGTCGCGGCGTACGACGGCAAGGGGTACGGCGACCTGAAGAAGGACCTCGCCGAGGTGGTGGTCGAGTTCGTGCGGCCGATCCAGGAGCGCACCCGCGCGTACCTGGACGACCCGGCGCAGCTGGACAAGCTGCTCGCGATCGGCGCGGAGAAGGCGCGCTCGGTCGCGGCGGCGACGCTGCGCACCGCGTACGACCGGGTCGGGTTCTTGTCGCCGGCGCGGAACGCGTAG
- a CDS encoding 2'-5' RNA ligase family protein, whose amino-acid sequence MAGTDQLTRIGVAIDIPEPWGSALTRRRAEAGDPQAAYVPAHLTLLGPTEIDPERLPDIEKHLAAVAAGQPPFSLHLRGTGTFRPLTEVVFVVVAAGISECEQLAAAIGTAEELRRETRFPYHPHVTVAQDVPSDALDQVYDDLAGFEALFEVAAFTLFSHTGEARWQPRRDFDLGG is encoded by the coding sequence GTGGCCGGCACCGACCAGCTCACCCGGATCGGGGTGGCGATCGACATCCCCGAGCCGTGGGGTAGCGCGCTGACCCGCCGGCGCGCCGAGGCCGGCGATCCGCAGGCGGCCTACGTACCCGCGCATCTGACCCTCCTCGGCCCGACGGAGATCGACCCGGAGCGCCTGCCGGACATCGAAAAGCACCTGGCCGCGGTGGCGGCGGGGCAGCCGCCGTTCTCCCTGCACCTGCGCGGCACCGGCACGTTCCGGCCGCTCACCGAGGTGGTCTTCGTGGTCGTGGCGGCCGGGATCAGCGAGTGCGAGCAGCTCGCGGCGGCCATCGGCACGGCCGAGGAGCTGCGGCGGGAGACCCGGTTCCCGTACCACCCGCACGTCACGGTCGCGCAGGACGTGCCGTCGGACGCGCTGGACCAGGTGTACGACGACCTGGCCGGCTTCGAGGCGCTCTTCGAGGTGGCCGCGTTCACCCTGTTCTCGCACACCGGCGAGGCCCGGTGGCAGCCGCGCCGCGATTTCGATCTGGGCGGCTGA
- a CDS encoding YihY/virulence factor BrkB family protein codes for MNIVARTVTGISGGLTAFRRRSAAFDHLWRALDRYGEVLAGRLAAAIAYYGFFAVFALGLVAYWAFGFVLNRNEALREAVDKFLNQNLPFLQLEQIQESSGTVGIVGLATLVLTGIGWVEAIRSSQRAIYGVPQQPGNLIIRRVVDLAVLLGVFLLLALSVAAVDGLEALLRWLIGDGGSTFLTVVSWALAVAFNVVLATALLVAVPRLRMHPRRLLPAVLVVAIGITVLNTLGREYIVRIDRNPAYTVVTGAVGLLIYLYLLNQLLLFGAALAATSTHGKVTDLAASE; via the coding sequence GTGAATATCGTCGCCCGGACGGTCACCGGCATCTCCGGTGGGCTCACCGCGTTTCGGCGGCGCTCCGCGGCCTTCGACCACCTGTGGCGGGCCCTTGACCGGTACGGCGAGGTGCTGGCCGGCCGGCTCGCGGCGGCGATCGCGTACTACGGGTTCTTCGCGGTCTTCGCGCTCGGCCTGGTCGCGTACTGGGCGTTCGGGTTCGTGCTGAACCGCAACGAGGCGCTGCGCGAGGCGGTCGACAAGTTCCTCAACCAGAACCTGCCGTTTCTGCAGCTGGAGCAGATCCAGGAGAGCAGCGGCACGGTCGGCATCGTCGGCCTCGCCACCCTGGTGCTCACCGGCATCGGCTGGGTAGAGGCGATCCGTTCGTCGCAGCGGGCCATCTACGGGGTGCCGCAGCAGCCGGGCAACCTGATCATCAGGCGGGTGGTCGACCTGGCCGTGCTGCTCGGCGTGTTTCTGCTGCTGGCGCTGTCGGTGGCCGCCGTGGACGGGCTGGAGGCGCTGCTGCGGTGGCTCATCGGCGACGGCGGCTCGACCTTCCTGACGGTGGTGAGCTGGGCGCTGGCGGTGGCGTTCAACGTGGTGCTGGCGACCGCCCTGCTGGTCGCCGTGCCCCGGCTGCGCATGCATCCACGCCGCCTGCTGCCCGCCGTGCTGGTGGTCGCGATCGGCATCACCGTGCTCAACACGCTCGGCCGGGAGTACATCGTGCGGATCGACCGCAACCCGGCGTACACCGTGGTGACCGGCGCGGTCGGCCTGCTGATCTACCTGTACCTGCTCAACCAGCTCCTCCTCTTCGGCGCCGCACTGGCCGCCACCAGCACGCACGGGAAGGTGACCGACCTGGCCGCTAGTGAGTGA
- a CDS encoding class I SAM-dependent methyltransferase, which yields MSQQTAEQFAERLFQASLGTVEVLSAYLGDRLGWYRALADGGPATPAELVARAGGAERYAREWLEQQASFGILTVEDGRFTLPAGAAEVLTDERSLSYLAPLARMFGAAAIQLPGLLEAYRTGGGVGWAAYGTDMRESQADMNRPWFSTMLPDALAGVADLHAMLGRPGARIADIGCGGGWSTIALAKAYPLARLEGVDIDAPSVELARRNAAEAGVADRVTFHHGDAAGLEAGGYDAGFAFECVHDMPRPVEVLAAIRRAVAPGAPVVIMDEAVQDAFQAPGDEVERLMYGFSLLICLPDGMAHQPSAGTGTVMRPATLKGYAQDAGFADLEILPIEDFGFWRFYRLTH from the coding sequence ATGAGCCAGCAAACGGCTGAACAATTCGCGGAACGACTATTTCAGGCGTCGCTGGGCACCGTGGAGGTGCTCTCGGCGTACCTCGGAGATCGGTTGGGGTGGTATCGCGCGCTCGCCGACGGCGGGCCGGCGACCCCGGCGGAGCTCGTGGCCCGCGCCGGCGGGGCGGAGCGGTACGCGCGGGAGTGGCTGGAGCAGCAGGCGTCCTTCGGGATCCTGACCGTCGAGGATGGACGGTTCACGCTGCCGGCGGGGGCGGCCGAGGTGCTCACCGACGAGCGGAGCCTGTCGTACCTGGCGCCGCTGGCCCGGATGTTCGGCGCGGCGGCGATCCAGTTGCCGGGTCTGCTGGAGGCGTACCGCACCGGTGGCGGGGTCGGCTGGGCGGCGTACGGCACGGACATGCGCGAGTCGCAGGCGGACATGAACCGGCCCTGGTTCTCCACGATGCTGCCGGACGCCCTCGCCGGGGTCGCCGACCTGCACGCGATGCTGGGCCGGCCGGGTGCGCGCATCGCCGACATCGGCTGCGGGGGCGGCTGGTCGACGATCGCGCTGGCGAAGGCGTACCCGCTGGCTCGGCTCGAAGGGGTCGACATCGACGCGCCCTCGGTGGAGCTGGCCCGCCGCAACGCGGCGGAGGCCGGCGTGGCCGACCGGGTGACCTTCCACCACGGCGACGCCGCCGGGCTCGAAGCGGGCGGGTACGACGCGGGGTTCGCGTTCGAGTGCGTGCACGACATGCCGCGGCCGGTGGAGGTGCTCGCGGCGATCCGCCGGGCGGTGGCACCGGGCGCGCCGGTCGTCATCATGGACGAGGCCGTTCAGGACGCGTTCCAGGCGCCCGGCGACGAGGTGGAGCGGCTGATGTACGGGTTCAGTCTGCTGATCTGCCTGCCCGACGGGATGGCGCACCAGCCCTCGGCCGGCACCGGCACGGTGATGCGGCCCGCGACCCTCAAGGGGTACGCCCAGGACGCCGGCTTTGCCGACCTGGAGATCCTGCCGATCGAGGACTTCGGCTTCTGGCGCTTCTACCGGCTCACTCACTAG
- a CDS encoding glycoside hydrolase family 13 protein: MSDSWWRSAAVYQVYVRSFADSDGDGIGDLRGVRNRLPYLRDLGVDALWLTPFYRSPMIDGGYDVADYRDVDPMFGTLADFDAMIADAHALGLRVIVDIVPNHTSDAHPWFVSALAGVDRDRYIFRDRPNDWESIFGGPAWTQVADGQWYLHLFDPSQPDLNWEHPDVRAEFEDVLRFWLDRGVDGFRVDVAHGMIKAAGLPDVGFMPGRQVELLGRGRLPYFDQDEVHEIYRAWRPILDSYPGERIAVAEAWAETPQRLARYVGPDELHQAFNFDFLDATWSADSFRKVIDSSLAEAAIVGAPTTWVLSNHDKPRHVTRYGDGDVGLRRARAATLLMLALPGSAYLYQGEELGLPEVLDLPDEVRQDPAFLRTGLSRDGCRVPLPWDGTAPPYGFGPGGSWLPAPPSWAGLSVAAQTGAPGSTLELYRAALRLRRTTAGDLTWLQTEPDVLAFRRASGLVCAVNLTSSPSTSPPGAPSSWPPPPRPCRPFLPSIKGKRPWMDLFSATVCP; this comes from the coding sequence ATGAGCGACTCGTGGTGGCGATCGGCCGCCGTCTATCAGGTGTACGTCCGCAGCTTCGCCGACTCGGACGGCGACGGCATCGGAGACCTGCGGGGCGTGCGCAACCGGCTGCCGTACCTGCGGGACCTCGGCGTGGACGCGCTGTGGCTGACACCGTTCTACCGGTCCCCGATGATCGACGGCGGGTACGACGTGGCCGACTACCGCGACGTCGACCCGATGTTCGGCACGCTCGCCGACTTCGACGCGATGATCGCCGACGCGCACGCGCTGGGCCTGCGCGTGATCGTCGACATCGTGCCGAACCACACGTCCGATGCTCATCCGTGGTTCGTCAGCGCACTCGCGGGTGTCGACCGGGACCGCTACATCTTCCGCGACCGCCCCAACGACTGGGAGTCGATCTTCGGCGGCCCCGCCTGGACCCAGGTGGCCGACGGGCAGTGGTACCTGCACCTGTTCGACCCCAGCCAGCCCGACCTGAACTGGGAGCACCCCGACGTGCGGGCCGAGTTCGAGGACGTCCTGCGGTTCTGGCTGGACCGGGGCGTCGACGGGTTCCGCGTCGACGTGGCCCACGGGATGATCAAGGCGGCCGGGCTGCCCGACGTCGGCTTCATGCCCGGCCGGCAGGTGGAGTTGCTCGGGCGTGGCCGGCTGCCGTACTTCGACCAGGACGAGGTGCACGAGATCTACCGCGCGTGGCGGCCCATCCTGGACAGCTACCCGGGCGAGCGGATCGCCGTCGCCGAGGCGTGGGCCGAGACCCCGCAGCGCCTCGCCCGGTACGTCGGCCCCGACGAGCTGCACCAGGCGTTCAACTTCGACTTCCTCGACGCCACCTGGTCGGCCGACTCCTTCCGGAAGGTCATCGACAGCTCCCTGGCCGAGGCCGCGATCGTCGGGGCGCCCACCACCTGGGTGCTGTCCAACCACGACAAGCCTCGACACGTCACCCGGTACGGCGACGGCGACGTCGGGCTCCGCCGGGCCCGGGCGGCCACGCTGCTGATGCTCGCGCTGCCCGGCTCCGCGTACCTCTACCAGGGCGAGGAGCTGGGCCTGCCCGAGGTGCTCGACCTGCCCGACGAGGTACGCCAGGACCCGGCCTTCCTGCGTACCGGCCTGAGCCGGGACGGCTGCCGCGTGCCGCTGCCCTGGGACGGCACCGCCCCGCCGTACGGCTTCGGGCCGGGCGGCTCGTGGCTGCCCGCGCCGCCGTCCTGGGCCGGCCTGTCCGTGGCGGCCCAGACGGGTGCTCCCGGGTCTACTTTGGAGCTGTACCGGGCGGCCCTGCGCCTGCGCCGTACGACCGCCGGCGACCTCACCTGGCTGCAGACCGAACCCGACGTACTGGCCTTCCGCCGCGCGTCCGGCCTGGTGTGCGCCGTCAACCTGACCTCCTCCCCGTCCACGTCCCCGCCTGGGGCCCCGTCCTCCTGGCCTCCTCCCCCGCGCCCTTGCCGCCCCTTTCTGCCGTCGATCAAGGGCAAACGGCCGTGGATGGATCTCTTTTCCGCGACCGTATGCCCTTGA
- a CDS encoding LacI family DNA-binding transcriptional regulator: MRARLSDIAQQADVSEATVSRVLNDRPGVSAETRQAVLTALDVLGYERPARLRKRSAGLVGLVVPELDNPIFPAFAQVIESNLAQGGYTPVLCTQTAGGVTEDEYVEMLLDRQVSGIVFVSGLHADTAADHERYRKLLARPLPIVLVNGYVAGIDAPFVSCDDREAGELAVAHLVALGHRRIGLISGPNRFMPVQRKIAGYRAAMKRLVGLADDEIDELISLSLFGVEGGQAAAGRLLDRGVTGIACGSDLMALGAIRAARQRGLSVPGEVSVVGYDDSPLIAFTDPPLTTLRQPVIAMAVAAVRALIDEIHGHATHRSEYVFRPELVARSSTGVAPLSVPEAA; encoded by the coding sequence ATGCGCGCACGACTGTCCGACATCGCTCAGCAGGCCGACGTCAGCGAGGCCACGGTGTCGCGCGTGCTCAACGACCGGCCCGGCGTGTCCGCCGAGACCCGGCAGGCCGTGCTGACCGCTCTCGACGTGCTCGGATACGAGCGCCCGGCGCGGTTGCGCAAGCGCAGCGCCGGCCTCGTCGGCCTGGTCGTGCCCGAGCTGGACAACCCGATCTTTCCGGCGTTCGCCCAGGTCATCGAGTCCAACCTGGCGCAGGGCGGCTACACGCCGGTGCTGTGCACGCAGACCGCCGGCGGCGTCACCGAGGACGAGTACGTCGAGATGCTGCTCGACCGGCAGGTGTCCGGCATCGTCTTCGTCTCCGGGCTGCACGCCGACACCGCCGCCGACCACGAGCGCTACCGCAAGCTGCTCGCCCGCCCGCTGCCGATCGTCCTGGTCAACGGGTACGTGGCGGGCATCGACGCGCCGTTCGTCTCGTGCGACGACCGGGAGGCCGGCGAGCTGGCCGTGGCCCACCTGGTCGCGCTGGGGCACCGGCGGATCGGCCTGATCTCCGGACCCAACCGGTTCATGCCGGTCCAACGCAAGATCGCCGGCTACCGAGCGGCGATGAAGCGCCTGGTCGGCCTGGCGGATGACGAGATCGACGAGCTGATCTCGCTGTCCCTCTTCGGCGTCGAGGGCGGCCAGGCCGCCGCCGGTCGCCTCCTCGACCGGGGCGTCACCGGCATCGCCTGCGGCTCCGACCTGATGGCGCTCGGCGCGATCCGGGCCGCCCGGCAGCGCGGCCTGTCGGTGCCGGGCGAGGTGTCGGTGGTCGGGTACGACGACTCGCCGCTGATCGCGTTCACCGACCCGCCGCTGACCACGCTGCGCCAGCCCGTGATCGCGATGGCCGTGGCCGCCGTCCGGGCGCTCATCGACGAGATCCACGGGCATGCGACACACCGATCCGAGTACGTATTCCGCCCCGAGCTGGTAGCGCGGTCCTCGACGGGCGTGGCGCCGCTTTCGGTGCCCGAGGCCGCGTGA
- a CDS encoding ABC transporter permease subunit — translation MKVVSLGLAAAIAIWAAFPLVEARSWAGLAILVATTAGVFYLYLTRRHIPAKYLVPGTLLLIAFQVFPVLYTASTAFTNFGDGHRGSKADAIAAIQTASVTQVPGSPEYALKVATTGDPATGPLIFLLTDPATGAVRAGDASGLREPPARYTVLTIGQASARSQEITAFAVPTSGGAIRSSGLSRAYEGKALHGYDEGCDCISDRETGKTWVADATTGSFVAGDGERLAQGWKVDVGFRNFTRMVTDGTISGPFLRTLAWNVTFAVGSVAATFVLGLACALALHSPRMRGRSLYRVLLILPYAMPSFAMLLVWRDLFNTDFGLVNRMFGLDVDWFGEVWSARLAVILVQMWLGFPYMFLVATGALQAIPRELTEASSVDGARPWQAFRRITLPLLLVALTPLLISSFAYNFNNFNAVYLTTEGGPFPADNPTVGATDLLITYTFRLAFGAAGAQYGFAAAVSLLIFAIVALISAVSFRRTRRQEEVYS, via the coding sequence ATGAAGGTCGTATCCCTGGGGCTCGCCGCCGCGATCGCGATCTGGGCGGCGTTCCCCCTCGTCGAGGCCCGCTCCTGGGCGGGCCTCGCCATTCTCGTCGCGACCACGGCCGGCGTCTTCTACCTGTACCTGACCCGCCGGCACATCCCGGCCAAGTACCTGGTGCCGGGCACGCTCCTGCTCATCGCGTTCCAGGTCTTTCCGGTCCTCTACACGGCCAGCACCGCGTTCACCAACTTCGGCGACGGCCACCGGGGCAGCAAGGCGGACGCGATCGCCGCCATCCAGACCGCGTCCGTCACCCAGGTGCCCGGCTCACCCGAGTATGCCCTCAAGGTCGCCACCACCGGCGACCCGGCGACCGGGCCGCTGATCTTCCTGCTCACGGACCCGGCGACCGGCGCAGTGCGCGCCGGCGACGCCTCCGGCCTCCGCGAGCCGCCGGCCCGCTACACCGTCCTCACCATTGGTCAGGCCAGCGCCCGCAGCCAGGAGATCACCGCTTTCGCGGTGCCGACGTCCGGGGGTGCGATCCGCTCGTCGGGCCTGTCGCGCGCCTACGAGGGCAAGGCCCTTCACGGGTACGACGAAGGGTGCGACTGCATCAGCGATAGGGAAACGGGAAAGACGTGGGTCGCCGACGCCACGACGGGGTCCTTTGTGGCCGGTGACGGGGAGCGGTTGGCGCAGGGCTGGAAGGTCGACGTCGGCTTCCGGAACTTCACCCGGATGGTCACCGACGGCACCATCTCCGGACCGTTCCTGCGCACGCTCGCGTGGAACGTCACGTTCGCGGTCGGCTCGGTGGCGGCCACGTTCGTGCTCGGCCTGGCGTGCGCGCTCGCCCTGCACTCGCCCCGGATGCGCGGCCGGTCGCTCTACCGGGTGCTGCTGATCCTGCCGTACGCGATGCCCTCGTTCGCGATGCTGCTGGTCTGGCGGGACCTCTTCAACACCGACTTCGGCCTGGTCAACCGCATGTTCGGGCTGGATGTGGACTGGTTCGGCGAGGTGTGGTCGGCCCGGCTGGCGGTGATCCTGGTGCAGATGTGGCTCGGCTTCCCGTACATGTTCCTGGTCGCCACCGGCGCGCTCCAGGCGATCCCGCGCGAACTGACCGAGGCGTCCAGTGTGGACGGGGCGCGGCCGTGGCAGGCGTTCCGGCGGATCACCCTGCCGCTGCTGCTGGTCGCGTTGACGCCGTTGCTCATCTCGTCGTTCGCGTACAACTTCAACAACTTCAACGCCGTGTACCTGACCACCGAGGGCGGGCCGTTTCCGGCCGACAACCCAACCGTGGGCGCGACCGACCTGCTCATCACGTACACGTTCCGGCTCGCGTTCGGCGCGGCCGGCGCCCAGTACGGCTTCGCGGCGGCCGTCTCGCTCCTCATCTTCGCCATCGTCGCGCTCATCTCCGCGGTCAGCTTCCGGCGGACCCGCAGGCAGGAGGAGGTGTACTCGTGA